From the genome of Maniola jurtina chromosome 10, ilManJurt1.1, whole genome shotgun sequence, one region includes:
- the LOC123869139 gene encoding tyrosine-protein kinase Fer isoform X4, producing MVDPFEMYITQADLLPPVALPRRKKRLKQLQLLLEEELERDGVSVSEAERSLVDQEWFHGVLPREEVVRLLRADGDYLVRETTRNHARQLVLSVCWGQHKHFIVQTTPEGHYRFEGAAFPSVAELIAWQRASGVPVTARSGALLRRAVPRETWELNNDHVQLLDKIGRGNFGDVYKARLKTTGQEVAVKTCRVALPEEQKRTFLQEGRILKQYQHPNIVRLIGIAVQKQPIMIVMELVSGGSLLTFLRTRAANLSSRSLLAMCRDAAGGMRYLESKNCIHRDLAARNCLVGDDNIVKISDFGMSREEEEYIVSGGMKQIPIKWTAPEALNFGKYTSLCDVWSYGVLMWEIFSKGDTPYAGMSNSRAREKIDNGYRMPAPEGCSEDVYALMLRCWEYEADKRPHFHQIYTIIDNIYNR from the exons ATGGTGGATCCCTTTGAAATGTACATAACACAAGCGGATTTGCTACCGCCGGTTGCGTTGCCGCGGCGGAAGAAGAGGCTGAAGCAACTACAGTTGCTGCTTGAAGAGGAGCTCGAAAGAGACGGC GTTAGTGTGAGTGAGGCAGAGCGATCATTAGTGGACCAGGAATGGTTTCATGGTGTGTTACCAAGAGAGGAGGTGGTGCGATTGCTGAGGGCGGATGGAGATTACTTGGTGCGAGAAACGACGAGGAACCACGCCAGGCAACTAGTGCTGTCGGTGTGTTGGGGACAACATAAACACTTTATTGTACAGACCACGCCTGAG GGTCACTATAGATTCGAAGGCGCAGCGTTTCCGTCAGTAGCTGAACTGATAGCTTGGCAGCGTGCAAGCGGAGTGCCGGTCACTGCGCGCTCAGGAGCTTTGCTCAGACGAGCTGTGCCGAGGGAGACGTGGGAGCTCAACAACGACCATGTGCAGCTGTTAGATAAGATTGGACGG GGCAACTTCGGCGATGTCTATAAAGCACGACTCAAAACGACAGGCCAAGAAGTGGCAGTGAAGACGTGCCGGGTGGCGTTACCTGAAGAGCAAAAGAGGACGTTCTTACAAGAAGGACGCATCCTCAAGCAGTACCAGCACCCCAACATAGTGCGCCTCATCGGCATAGCCGTTCAGAAGCAACCAATCATGATAGTCATGGAACTAGTGTCAG GTGGTTCACTCCTCACATTCTTGCGAACGAGGGCCGCGAACCTCAGCTCTCGATCACTATTAGCGATGTGCCGGGACGCAGCGGGTGGGATGCGCTACCTTGAGTCCAAGAACTGTATCCATAGGGACCTGGCTGCTAGAAACTGTCTGGTGGGAGACGACAACATTGTGAAGATATCCGACTTCGGCATGTCGAGGGAGGAAGAGGAGTATATAGTGTCTGGTGGCATGAAGCAGATACCGATCAAGTGGACCGCCCCGGAGGCTCTTAATTTTG GCAAGTACACCTCCCTTTGCGACGTGTGGAGCTACGGCGTGCTGATGTGGGAGATATTCTCCAAGGGCGACACGCCCTACGCCGGCATGAGCAACTCTCGCGCCAGGGAGAAGATTGACAATG GTTACCGCATGCCCGCGCCAGAAGGTTGTTCCGAGGACGTATACGCTCTGATGCTGCGCTGCTGGGAGTACGAGGCCGACAAACGACCGCACTTCCACCAGATATACACTATAATCGACAATATCTACAATAGATAA
- the LOC123869225 gene encoding translation initiation factor eIF-2B subunit alpha produces the protein MKKEEVQEIFLKILEEEADVSAGVAAIKTLLTVIENYKVATVRELDLNLQLAVDAMRHCDQPVTAVSSGCQLFMRFITFAKLDVKSFEECEQIMLQRGRIFLDTLLEARGKVAKQALPFISDGCKILTHSRSRVVLQAMLEAAKANKRFEVFVTMSCPDNSGERMHKELVAAGIEATLILDAAVGYIMEQVDIVMLGAEGVTESGGIINKIGTYSLAMSALELKKPVYVLTESFKFSRIYPLNQRDIPKEFKFLSSVLSSGNLSKQHPLVDYTPPAYITLLFTDLGILTPSAVSDELIKLYL, from the exons ATGAAAAAAGAAG aaGTACAAGAAATTTTCCTAAAAATCCTTGAGGAAGAAGCAGACGTTTCAGCTGGAGTGGCAGCGATAAAAACATTGCTAACTGTGATAGAAAATTACAAAG TTGCAACAGTGCGAGAGCTAGATCTCAATTTACAGTTGGCGGTGGATGCCATGAGACACTGTGACCAGCCTGTCACAGCCGTGTCCTCAGGCTGCCAGCTCTTCATGAGGTTTATCACTTTTGCCAAGCTAGATGTTAAG TCATTTGAAGAATGTGAACAGATCATGTTGCAGCGAGGACGAATCTTTCTAGACACACTATTGGAAGCTCGGGGGAAGGTtgccaagcaagcactgccttTTATTAGCGACGGTTGT AAAATCCTAACACATTCTCGGTCAAGAGTGGTATTACAAGCTATGTTGGAAGCTGCAAAAGCAAATAAACGGTTTGAAGTTTTCGTCACAATGTCATGTCCTGACAACAGTGG GGAACGTATGCACAAAGAGCTAGTGGCGGCCGGCATTGAGGCGACGCTCATCCTCGACGCGGCAGTCGGCTATATTATGGAGCAAGTGGACATCGTGATGCTGGGCGCTGAGGGCGTCACGGAGAGCGGCGGGATCATCAACAAG ATTGGCACATACAGCCTGGCAATGTCGGCGCTAGAACTCAAGAAACCGGTCTACGTCCTAACAGAAAGCTTCAAGTTCTCTAGAATATACCCCCTCAACCAACGAGATATACCTAAAGAGTTCAAATTTCTCTCCAGCGTGCTGAGTtcaggaaatctgtcaaaacagCATCCGTTAGTGGACTACACACCGCCTGCATACATTACCCTCCTTTTCACCGACTTGGGTATCCTCACACCATCCGCTGTCAGCGacgaattaataaaattgtatttgtaa